In Gloeocapsopsis sp. IPPAS B-1203, a genomic segment contains:
- a CDS encoding NADP-dependent oxidoreductase has translation MATMKAIQIHSYGGSEVLRYEDAPQPNITDDEILVQVHAASVNPVDWKIREGYMQQSLKHKMPLILGWDVSGVVVKVGSNVSEIQVGDDIYAYTSLSRDGAYAEYIAVRANEVAHKPKSLDYIAAASVPVVALTAYQALFDAAKLSAGQTVLIHAAAGGVGSFAVQLAKNKGAHVIGTASARNHNFLQELGVDEAIDYNQVRFEDVVYDVDVVFDTIGDEVQERSWKVLKTGGILVSIVSPPSQSTATQHKVRAAFVAVQPNKAQLAEIAALVDAGILKPIVDTVLPLSEARQAHELSQSGHMRGKIVLQVIG, from the coding sequence ATGGCAACGATGAAAGCTATACAGATTCACTCGTATGGTGGATCAGAGGTTCTCAGATACGAAGATGCACCACAACCAAATATTACCGACGACGAAATCCTTGTTCAAGTTCATGCGGCTAGTGTCAATCCAGTTGATTGGAAAATTCGTGAAGGCTATATGCAGCAAAGCCTCAAGCACAAAATGCCACTGATTTTAGGTTGGGATGTTTCTGGAGTTGTTGTCAAAGTCGGCTCAAATGTAAGTGAGATTCAAGTAGGTGATGATATTTATGCTTACACGAGTTTGAGCCGAGACGGTGCTTATGCTGAGTATATTGCAGTTCGTGCCAATGAAGTTGCCCATAAGCCTAAATCTCTCGATTACATCGCCGCAGCATCTGTACCAGTAGTCGCATTAACCGCATATCAAGCTTTGTTTGATGCAGCAAAATTATCCGCAGGACAAACTGTGTTAATTCATGCCGCAGCAGGAGGTGTCGGCAGTTTTGCAGTACAGTTAGCAAAGAATAAAGGTGCGCATGTGATTGGTACAGCATCAGCCCGAAATCACAATTTTTTACAAGAACTCGGAGTTGATGAAGCAATTGATTACAACCAAGTTCGCTTCGAGGACGTGGTTTATGATGTTGATGTGGTTTTCGACACAATCGGGGATGAAGTTCAGGAACGCTCCTGGAAAGTTCTTAAAACTGGTGGTATATTGGTATCAATTGTCTCACCACCTTCCCAGTCAACTGCCACTCAACACAAGGTTCGTGCAGCTTTTGTTGCAGTTCAGCCGAATAAAGCACAACTCGCGGAAATTGCCGCGTTAGTTGATGCTGGAATACTCAAACCCATTGTTGACACTGTTCTCCCACTATCAGAAGCACGGCAAGCACACGAATTAAGTCAGAGTGGTCATATGCGTGGCAAGATCGTTCTACAAGTCATCGGGTGA
- a CDS encoding trypsin-like peptidase domain-containing protein, whose translation MKNLQLVSNDFENEGIQTSPTTNTTADEQLLDAYSQAVISVVEKVSPAVVNIDVHRQLQSRRRNNQAFMQEVRGNGSGFIFTKDGYILTNSHVVHDATKIEVILSDGRNFIAELIGDDPDTDLAVIRIDAPNLVAAKLGDSQSLRAGQLAIAIGNPYGFQTTVTTGVVSALGRSFRSRSGRLIDNIIQTDAALNPGNSGGPLVTSHGEVIGVNTAVIMSAQGICFAVPINTAKMIIGSLIRDGKVRRGYIGIGGQNVPLPRRVVLFHELSLESGVLVISTEENSPAQKAGLQEGDVIVGINQQPIANIDDLHKLLTHDQVGVRSQLIVLRRYQKLLVDIVPEESPGG comes from the coding sequence ATGAAAAATCTGCAACTGGTATCCAACGATTTCGAGAATGAGGGGATACAAACCTCGCCAACAACAAATACTACAGCAGATGAACAGTTACTTGACGCCTATTCGCAAGCTGTCATTAGTGTAGTTGAAAAAGTTAGCCCCGCAGTTGTCAATATTGATGTGCATCGACAATTGCAATCACGGCGCAGGAACAATCAAGCCTTCATGCAAGAAGTACGCGGTAACGGTTCTGGCTTTATTTTCACTAAAGATGGTTATATTCTCACGAATAGTCATGTTGTCCACGATGCAACCAAAATCGAGGTGATACTCTCAGATGGTCGCAATTTTATCGCAGAATTAATTGGTGACGATCCTGATACCGATTTAGCAGTCATTAGAATTGATGCACCTAATCTTGTGGCTGCCAAATTAGGAGATTCGCAATCGTTACGTGCAGGACAACTTGCGATCGCAATTGGCAATCCTTATGGTTTCCAAACTACGGTAACAACAGGTGTCGTCAGTGCTTTAGGGCGTTCATTTCGTTCGCGTTCTGGTCGATTGATAGATAATATCATTCAAACTGATGCCGCTTTGAATCCTGGTAACTCTGGTGGACCACTCGTAACATCTCATGGTGAAGTGATTGGTGTCAATACAGCCGTGATTATGTCAGCACAGGGTATTTGCTTTGCTGTACCGATTAATACTGCCAAGATGATTATTGGATCGCTAATTCGCGATGGAAAAGTCCGGCGCGGTTACATTGGTATCGGTGGGCAAAATGTACCGCTACCGCGTCGGGTCGTGCTATTTCATGAATTATCCTTAGAAAGCGGTGTTTTGGTAATTTCCACCGAAGAAAATAGCCCAGCCCAAAAAGCAGGTTTACAAGAAGGTGATGTCATCGTGGGTATCAATCAACAACCAATTGCAAATATCGATGACTTGCATAAACTATTAACTCACGATCAAGTTGGAGTGCGATCGCAGCTTATAGTTCTCCGTCGTTATCAAAAGCTACTTGTAGATATTGTTCCTGAGGAGTCACCAGGTGGGTAA
- a CDS encoding dienelactone hydrolase family protein produces MQIEQSEVAILTPDGQMSAFLCTPIEPECMSAVLLLMEAFGLTQHIRDVAIRIAKEGYVVLVPDLYYRKPNSRFNYDEVEQAMAMMWRLDFGKPMEEDLQAALGYLRSRRNVNPNKIGVTGFCLGGGLTFLTACKFSAEIAAAAPFYGMVLDEWIEAVKNITIPVYLFFGGRDPFIPRDRIHQIESRFQELGKEYTLKVYPDAEHGFFCHERSSYNQLASEDSWNELKQFLHKHL; encoded by the coding sequence ATGCAAATTGAACAATCAGAAGTAGCGATCCTTACGCCTGATGGACAGATGTCCGCCTTCTTGTGTACACCTATTGAGCCTGAGTGTATGTCTGCTGTTCTTCTTCTCATGGAAGCTTTTGGCTTAACACAGCATATTCGAGATGTAGCAATCCGCATTGCAAAAGAAGGATATGTCGTTCTTGTACCGGACTTATACTATCGCAAACCCAACAGCAGATTTAATTACGATGAGGTGGAGCAGGCTATGGCGATGATGTGGCGGCTCGACTTTGGTAAACCTATGGAAGAGGATCTTCAAGCAGCATTAGGTTACTTAAGATCGCGAAGGAACGTGAATCCAAATAAGATTGGTGTCACTGGTTTTTGTTTAGGTGGTGGGTTGACTTTTTTGACTGCTTGTAAGTTTTCGGCTGAAATTGCCGCAGCAGCGCCCTTCTACGGGATGGTTTTAGATGAGTGGATCGAGGCAGTAAAAAATATTACAATACCTGTTTATTTGTTCTTTGGAGGTCGCGATCCTTTTATTCCACGCGATCGCATTCACCAGATCGAGTCGCGGTTTCAAGAACTTGGTAAAGAATACACGTTGAAAGTTTATCCTGATGCCGAGCATGGATTTTTCTGCCACGAACGTTCTTCATACAATCAATTAGCATCTGAAGATTCTTGGAACGAACTTAAGCAATTCTTGCACAAACATCTGTAG
- a CDS encoding alpha/beta hydrolase, translating into MRQALTAERIYASYSVVERSISVAALEKYAREGILDEELAVYAQYISPQQLEQLRRVLLTQIDLTPVAVAQFLYTPQGIILLERLGRIIQTEARQPGFYAIRSALILAAATPDGLTPLNVLRQFPTRSIRIDLARSLRIAEQLDRLVSQTAQAIALVQQDAVNAATTQPPIDFDVPDLRERGSFSWNQQTLTLFDPRRDRQFLADIYLPLNLEKPAPVIVISHGLGSDRTSFIYLATQLASYGFAVAVPEHPGSNAEQLRSLLSGVAAEVAQPNEFINRPLDVRYLLNELERLRISDTRFRNINVQQVGVIGQSFGGYTALALAGAQLNFEQLQQDCNRLQDSTLWNVSLLLQCRALELPVTDYALRDPRIKAAIAVNPITSSVFGEASIRQIAVPVMIVSGSADTIAPTLAEQIRPFSWLTTPDKYLAVIVGATHFSTIGEAAPGSEPIAVPPQVIGPTPEVARSYISALSVPFFQTYINNSPQYRPYLSSAYTQAVSETSLPLSLVRSSSNELEQFLR; encoded by the coding sequence ATGCGTCAAGCCTTGACAGCGGAACGAATTTATGCATCTTATTCAGTTGTTGAGCGCTCGATTTCGGTAGCGGCGCTAGAAAAGTATGCGCGAGAAGGTATTCTGGATGAAGAACTGGCAGTTTATGCTCAATACATCAGTCCACAACAGTTAGAACAATTACGACGAGTACTGCTGACGCAAATTGATTTAACTCCGGTAGCAGTTGCACAGTTTCTCTACACACCGCAGGGAATTATTTTATTAGAACGCTTGGGACGAATTATTCAAACCGAAGCACGTCAGCCTGGGTTTTATGCAATTCGCTCTGCATTGATTTTAGCCGCAGCAACTCCGGATGGTTTAACTCCACTTAATGTATTACGTCAGTTTCCGACACGCAGTATTCGCATTGATTTAGCACGTAGTTTACGCATTGCAGAACAATTAGATAGATTAGTCAGTCAAACCGCGCAAGCGATCGCTCTTGTGCAACAGGATGCAGTCAATGCTGCGACTACGCAACCACCAATTGATTTTGATGTACCTGATTTGCGCGAACGAGGTTCATTTAGTTGGAATCAGCAAACACTGACGTTATTCGATCCGAGACGCGATCGCCAATTTTTAGCAGATATCTATCTTCCGCTGAATTTAGAAAAACCAGCACCAGTTATTGTCATTTCTCACGGCTTAGGATCGGATCGGACAAGTTTTATTTATTTAGCGACTCAACTAGCATCCTACGGCTTTGCGGTTGCAGTTCCCGAACATCCTGGAAGCAATGCGGAACAGTTGCGATCGCTTTTATCAGGAGTCGCTGCGGAAGTAGCACAACCAAATGAATTTATCAACCGTCCACTAGATGTCAGGTATCTACTCAATGAGTTAGAACGTTTGCGCATTTCTGACACTCGTTTTAGAAACATTAATGTTCAGCAAGTGGGAGTTATTGGTCAATCTTTTGGCGGTTATACCGCATTAGCCCTCGCAGGTGCACAATTAAACTTTGAACAACTGCAACAAGACTGTAATAGATTGCAAGATTCTACTTTGTGGAATGTCTCATTGTTACTGCAATGTCGCGCGTTGGAGTTGCCAGTGACTGACTATGCCTTACGCGATCCACGCATAAAAGCAGCGATCGCAGTTAACCCAATTACTAGTAGTGTTTTTGGCGAAGCTAGTATTAGGCAAATCGCTGTACCGGTGATGATTGTCAGCGGTAGTGCTGATACTATTGCTCCTACGTTAGCTGAACAAATTCGTCCATTTAGTTGGCTGACGACTCCAGATAAGTATCTAGCTGTGATTGTAGGTGCTACGCACTTCTCGACAATTGGTGAAGCTGCGCCTGGTTCTGAACCTATAGCCGTACCACCACAAGTTATTGGTCCTACTCCAGAAGTTGCACGCTCGTATATAAGTGCTTTGAGCGTACCATTTTTTCAGACATACATTAATAATTCACCGCAATATCGCCCTTACCTCAGTTCGGCATATACTCAAGCAGTGAGTGAAACTTCATTACCATTGAGTTTAGTGCGATCGTCAAGTAATGAGCTAGAGCAATTTCTTCGCTAA
- a CDS encoding SMP-30/gluconolactonase/LRE family protein, with the protein MKFQSLLIVCSLLLLFSTKPSSSNQNELRAIKSDNAQVEKIVGGYKFLEGPLWHPDGFLLFSDTPANTIYKLSSNGKVEVFRRPAGYLNGNALDREGRLVTAQHDRSVTRTEKDGKVVTLATHYSGKKLNSPNDIVVKSDNSIYFTDPPFGIRKPYAVQEQPEELGFSGVYRLTEDGQLTLLVKDMELPNGLAFSPDEKHLYINDSQEGNIRVFDVKADGTLTNSRVFADLNVPGERLADGMKVDLQGNVYSTGPKGIWIFSPQGKLLGKISVPEGTTNIAWGGKDYKTLYITTYTSLYQIPLNVAGVAPSKE; encoded by the coding sequence ATGAAATTTCAATCTTTGCTCATTGTCTGTAGTTTGTTACTCTTATTCAGCACAAAACCTAGTAGCAGTAACCAAAATGAATTACGTGCAATTAAGAGTGATAATGCTCAAGTAGAAAAAATAGTTGGCGGCTATAAGTTTCTTGAAGGACCACTTTGGCATCCAGATGGTTTTCTGTTATTTAGTGATACCCCAGCTAATACAATTTACAAACTGTCTTCTAATGGCAAAGTAGAAGTTTTCCGCAGACCTGCAGGATATCTTAATGGTAATGCTCTAGACCGCGAGGGTAGGCTCGTCACTGCACAACACGATCGCAGTGTGACACGTACCGAAAAAGATGGCAAAGTTGTTACTTTAGCAACTCACTATTCAGGGAAAAAGCTAAATAGTCCTAATGATATTGTTGTCAAATCCGATAACAGTATTTATTTTACCGATCCGCCCTTTGGGATTCGGAAACCTTATGCAGTGCAAGAACAACCTGAAGAACTTGGTTTTTCTGGGGTTTATCGTTTGACAGAAGATGGTCAATTAACGCTGCTTGTCAAGGATATGGAGTTACCAAATGGACTTGCTTTTTCACCTGATGAGAAACATTTGTATATTAATGATTCCCAAGAAGGTAACATTCGCGTATTTGATGTAAAAGCAGATGGAACTTTAACGAATAGTCGAGTCTTTGCAGATTTAAATGTTCCAGGAGAACGATTAGCTGATGGAATGAAAGTAGACTTGCAAGGAAATGTGTATTCAACAGGACCCAAAGGTATTTGGATTTTTTCACCGCAAGGTAAACTACTAGGAAAAATTTCTGTACCCGAAGGTACAACAAATATTGCTTGGGGCGGTAAAGATTATAAAACACTCTACATTACAACTTATACGAGTCTCTACCAAATTCCACTTAATGTTGCTGGTGTAGCACCAAGCAAAGAATAA
- a CDS encoding tetratricopeptide repeat protein: MNEASIINPLLEALKSPDEKIRNWATQELWKHWFGQKGVYGLQLLQQSQALVEAGKTEQAEALLTEVIEAQPDFAEAWNRRAVLYYMNGQYQRALADCEMVVKLSPIHFGALHGMGLCYVALGNYSAAIQALRRALEIQPYAVENQRLILECTAQLS, encoded by the coding sequence ATGAATGAAGCATCTATTATTAATCCACTGCTGGAAGCTTTGAAAAGTCCTGATGAGAAGATACGAAATTGGGCAACTCAAGAGTTATGGAAGCATTGGTTTGGGCAAAAGGGCGTTTATGGACTGCAGTTATTACAGCAAAGTCAAGCGTTAGTTGAAGCAGGTAAAACAGAACAAGCCGAAGCGCTATTAACAGAAGTGATTGAAGCTCAACCTGATTTTGCTGAAGCGTGGAACCGACGTGCTGTTTTGTATTACATGAATGGTCAATACCAAAGAGCGTTAGCAGATTGTGAAATGGTCGTTAAGCTTAGTCCGATTCATTTTGGTGCGCTTCATGGTATGGGCTTATGTTATGTCGCTTTAGGAAATTATAGTGCTGCTATTCAAGCTTTGCGTCGTGCTTTAGAAATTCAGCCGTACGCAGTAGAAAATCAAAGGTTAATTCTAGAATGTACTGCACAGTTAAGCTAA
- a CDS encoding SDR family NAD(P)-dependent oxidoreductase, which yields MANKLDGKVALITGASSGIGEASALALAAEGAKVVLAARRLDRLEKLVSQVKDSGKEAIAIQTDITDQAQTTEMLQKANANFGSVDILINNAGVMLTGLVDGADTLDWRRMVDIDLLGLMYATHAALPIMKEQGSGHIINIASVAGRLTFANFAVYNAVKFGVVAFSDALRKEVYQNKVRVTVIEPGAVATELTNHITDQESKQQVEGMYQSVTPLESEDIANAILYAVTQPARVNVNEILIMPTDQVL from the coding sequence ATGGCAAATAAATTAGATGGAAAAGTTGCGTTAATTACAGGTGCGTCTTCTGGTATTGGTGAAGCGTCTGCATTAGCATTAGCTGCTGAGGGTGCGAAAGTCGTTTTAGCCGCACGTCGTCTCGACCGCTTAGAGAAATTAGTCAGCCAAGTTAAAGATAGTGGAAAAGAAGCGATCGCAATTCAAACTGATATCACCGACCAAGCCCAAACAACCGAGATGCTGCAAAAAGCCAATGCTAATTTTGGTAGTGTAGACATCTTGATTAATAACGCAGGTGTCATGCTTACAGGACTAGTTGATGGTGCAGATACCTTAGACTGGCGGCGAATGGTCGATATCGATCTTCTCGGATTAATGTACGCAACGCACGCAGCTTTACCAATTATGAAAGAGCAAGGTAGCGGACATATTATTAATATTGCTTCAGTAGCAGGTCGGCTGACTTTTGCCAATTTTGCAGTTTACAATGCGGTCAAGTTTGGCGTTGTTGCTTTTAGTGATGCGCTGCGTAAGGAAGTGTACCAAAATAAAGTTCGCGTAACTGTCATTGAACCTGGTGCAGTTGCTACCGAATTAACAAACCACATCACCGATCAAGAATCTAAGCAGCAAGTCGAAGGAATGTATCAATCAGTAACACCTCTAGAAAGTGAAGATATTGCCAATGCTATTCTTTATGCAGTGACACAGCCTGCACGGGTGAACGTGAATGAAATTCTGATCATGCCAACAGATCAGGTATTGTAG
- a CDS encoding helix-turn-helix domain-containing protein, translating into MVRNQENSVCDANCPSRQVLDLIADKWTAIIIYRLAKGTKRYSELQREIGGISQKMLTQTLRNLERDGIVSRKVYPVVPPMVEYSLTTLGTTLTGPLSTLCRWAENYLPEVEAARSQYDGDR; encoded by the coding sequence ATGGTGCGCAATCAAGAAAATAGTGTTTGTGATGCTAATTGTCCCTCACGGCAAGTTTTAGATCTTATTGCCGACAAATGGACTGCAATTATTATTTACCGCCTTGCTAAAGGAACGAAGCGATACAGCGAGTTACAAAGAGAAATTGGTGGAATTTCGCAAAAAATGCTAACGCAGACATTACGCAATTTAGAACGCGATGGAATTGTCAGTCGCAAAGTTTATCCTGTTGTCCCACCAATGGTGGAATATTCTTTAACTACTTTAGGGACAACGCTAACTGGACCCTTGTCTACGCTGTGTCGTTGGGCAGAGAATTACCTTCCTGAAGTCGAAGCAGCACGAAGTCAATATGATGGCGATCGCTAG
- a CDS encoding helix-turn-helix domain-containing protein, whose protein sequence is MKLPQPVSIIDYRQVNAANALLPQPSILSSSGWSDIHLELYQQPKFEIAEHKHTMHVIACGLSSPYIEDSSGERWLDGKLSKETRSTGDIAIIPANVSHRCNWNTSVQFMVLALEPILLKNIGQDWVNPDGIELIPQFMSKPDALIQSIFLTLKDELESDRIGRQLLVDSLKTVLAIHLLRNYCATSPRLSSYSDGLSSAKLALIIDYIDEHLHQDLTLTEIAAISQISPYHFLRLFKQSMGITPHQYILQRRINKAKYLLQHSKLSIAEIAVKVGFCDQSHLTRYFKRMLGVTPKQFWQA, encoded by the coding sequence ATGAAATTGCCACAACCCGTCAGCATTATTGACTATCGCCAAGTCAATGCGGCAAATGCACTGTTACCCCAACCATCGATTCTCTCTAGCAGCGGTTGGAGCGATATTCACTTAGAGCTTTATCAGCAGCCAAAATTTGAGATTGCTGAGCATAAACACACGATGCACGTTATTGCTTGCGGACTTTCCTCTCCATATATAGAAGACTCATCGGGCGAGCGATGGTTAGATGGAAAGCTGAGCAAAGAGACGCGAAGTACTGGAGACATTGCGATTATTCCTGCTAATGTTTCCCACCGCTGTAATTGGAACACCTCAGTTCAGTTTATGGTTTTAGCTCTTGAGCCTATACTGCTCAAAAACATCGGTCAAGATTGGGTAAACCCCGACGGTATTGAATTGATACCGCAGTTTATGAGTAAGCCAGACGCACTGATACAAAGCATCTTTCTAACTCTAAAAGACGAATTAGAATCTGACAGAATTGGCAGACAGTTGCTGGTTGATAGTTTGAAAACAGTGTTGGCAATTCACCTATTACGAAACTATTGCGCGACATCTCCTAGGCTTTCTAGCTATTCAGATGGATTATCGTCAGCCAAGCTAGCTCTCATAATAGACTATATCGACGAACATCTACATCAAGATTTGACACTGACAGAAATTGCGGCGATTTCTCAAATCAGTCCGTATCACTTTTTGCGGTTGTTCAAGCAAAGTATGGGCATAACACCCCACCAATATATCTTGCAGCGCCGAATCAATAAAGCAAAATATCTATTGCAACACAGCAAGTTGAGTATTGCAGAGATTGCTGTTAAGGTGGGCTTTTGCGATCAAAGTCATCTGACTCGATATTTTAAGCGTATGCTTGGCGTGACACCGAAACAATTTTGGCAAGCTTGA
- a CDS encoding FAD-dependent oxidoreductase: METADAIVIGSGQGGVPLAVDLAKEGRKVILFERDALGGSCINYGCTPSKAFLAAAHAAGRARKADKLGIHTQVSVDFSAVMERVRNIRHSFNQGTNKRLRDAGVQVICAEASFSGDRIVTSQDITVQAPLIIINTGTSSLVPNIPGLAKTPYLTNHNFFDLQQLPPRLLVIGGGYIGLELGQGLLRLGSETHIIVRGDRILDREEVDVSQTLAEALQEEGIHLHFQVNVEQVVYNDDVFTVTLSNGEQLQGEALLVATGRKPNTDLNTTASGIELDKGYVKIDDHFQTTCAGIYAIGDVAKQPAFTHVSWEDYRRLKAILCGESRTRSDRVLGYAIYTEPQVGRVGITLEQAQKQGINAQAVTLPMSQIARAIEWGHDRGFYRMVIDRDTDQILGATLVGYETAELVHVFLSLMEAKATWQLLEQSVHIHPTYGEALPSLARLLLGENLPFCPNM, translated from the coding sequence ATGGAAACCGCAGATGCGATTGTGATTGGTAGCGGACAAGGTGGAGTTCCTCTAGCTGTTGACTTGGCAAAGGAAGGGCGTAAGGTTATTTTATTTGAGCGCGATGCGTTGGGAGGAAGTTGCATTAATTATGGTTGCACTCCTTCTAAGGCATTTTTAGCCGCAGCCCATGCCGCAGGACGTGCCCGTAAAGCTGATAAATTAGGCATTCACACTCAAGTTAGTGTTGATTTTTCTGCTGTGATGGAACGAGTACGCAATATTCGTCATAGTTTCAACCAAGGAACTAATAAGCGGTTGCGCGATGCTGGAGTTCAAGTAATATGTGCAGAGGCATCATTTAGTGGCGATCGCATCGTTACAAGCCAAGATATCACTGTCCAAGCCCCATTGATCATTATCAATACAGGGACATCTTCGCTAGTTCCCAATATTCCTGGTTTAGCAAAAACCCCCTATCTTACCAATCACAACTTTTTTGACTTACAGCAACTTCCACCACGGCTATTAGTTATTGGCGGTGGCTACATTGGATTAGAACTAGGACAAGGATTATTGCGCTTAGGCAGTGAAACACATATCATCGTGCGGGGCGATCGCATCTTAGATCGTGAAGAAGTAGATGTCAGTCAAACGCTTGCTGAAGCATTGCAAGAAGAAGGTATTCACCTACATTTTCAAGTAAATGTCGAACAAGTTGTCTATAACGACGATGTGTTTACGGTGACACTGAGTAATGGCGAACAACTTCAAGGAGAAGCTTTATTAGTTGCTACGGGACGCAAACCTAATACAGATCTCAATACTACAGCAAGTGGGATTGAGTTAGACAAAGGTTACGTCAAAATTGATGACCATTTTCAGACGACTTGTGCGGGAATTTATGCGATCGGAGATGTTGCCAAACAACCTGCATTTACTCACGTCTCTTGGGAAGACTACCGTCGGTTGAAAGCAATTTTATGCGGTGAAAGTCGTACTCGCAGCGATCGCGTACTCGGTTACGCTATCTATACCGAACCACAAGTTGGCAGAGTGGGAATAACGCTAGAACAAGCCCAGAAACAAGGAATTAATGCACAGGCTGTGACTTTACCCATGAGCCAAATTGCGCGGGCGATTGAATGGGGACACGATCGCGGCTTTTATCGTATGGTTATCGATCGAGATACTGACCAAATTTTAGGCGCAACGTTAGTAGGTTACGAGACTGCTGAGTTAGTTCATGTGTTTTTATCGTTAATGGAAGCCAAAGCAACTTGGCAATTACTCGAACAATCAGTTCACATTCATCCGACTTATGGTGAAGCATTGCCGAGCTTAGCACGGCTACTTTTAGGAGAGAACTTACCGTTTTGCCCGAATATGTGA
- a CDS encoding alpha/beta fold hydrolase has protein sequence MTTQQIPYTSSIEKHVWNWQGYTIQYTVKGEGRPLVLVHGFGACIGHWRKNIPVLADAGYRVFALDLLGFGGSSKPPLNYTLDVWELLLKDFWEEHIQEPAIFIGNSIGALLSLMVVANHPEIATGGILINSAGGLSHRPNELNPPLRIFMAGFNRLVRSRITGRTIFNRIRQKSQIRRTLLQVYRNPEAVTDELVDMLYEPACDPGAQQVFASIITAPPGPSPAELLPKVKHPLLVVWGADDPWTPISGAKLYEQMRDRGEPVEVVPIPNAGHCPHDEVPDQVNSAIVQWLDKLPLRGIMSYEL, from the coding sequence GTGACTACCCAGCAAATACCATACACCAGCAGTATTGAAAAGCACGTTTGGAATTGGCAAGGATACACCATTCAATACACAGTCAAAGGAGAAGGACGTCCTTTAGTCTTAGTTCATGGATTTGGTGCTTGTATCGGACATTGGCGGAAAAATATCCCTGTCTTAGCCGATGCGGGTTATCGAGTGTTCGCTTTAGACTTACTCGGTTTTGGTGGATCGAGTAAACCGCCGCTGAACTATACCTTGGATGTATGGGAACTCCTGCTGAAAGATTTTTGGGAAGAACATATCCAAGAACCAGCAATATTTATCGGTAACTCAATTGGAGCGTTACTGAGTTTAATGGTAGTCGCAAATCATCCAGAAATTGCCACAGGTGGAATTTTGATTAACAGCGCAGGCGGTTTGAGTCATCGTCCTAATGAACTTAATCCACCCTTACGAATCTTCATGGCGGGGTTTAATCGTCTTGTGCGATCGCGAATTACAGGAAGAACTATTTTTAACCGAATTCGCCAAAAATCACAAATTCGGCGGACGTTATTGCAAGTTTATCGTAATCCTGAAGCTGTTACAGATGAATTAGTAGATATGCTGTATGAGCCAGCGTGCGATCCTGGCGCACAGCAAGTTTTCGCGTCAATTATCACTGCACCTCCAGGTCCAAGTCCAGCCGAGTTATTACCGAAAGTGAAACATCCTTTGCTGGTAGTATGGGGCGCAGACGACCCTTGGACACCCATTAGTGGGGCGAAATTGTACGAACAGATGCGCGATCGCGGCGAACCTGTTGAAGTTGTTCCTATTCCTAACGCAGGACATTGTCCTCATGATGAAGTCCCCGATCAAGTTAATTCTGCGATCGTTCAGTGGTTAGATAAATTACCGCTTCGCGGAATTATGAGTTATGAATTATGA